A stretch of DNA from Limnothrix sp. FACHB-406:
ACACGGGCATCGGCATCCCTGAAGATTGGATCCCGCAACTCTTTGAGATGTTTCACCAGTTCGATCCGTCCTACGGGCGAGTCTATGACGGCTTGGGTTTGGGCTTGGCCCTGACCAAGCAGTTAGTGGATCTGCACAAGGGCTGGATTGAGGTGGATTCTTTGCCCGATCGGGGATCGACTTTCACGGTGGGAATTCCCTCCCAAGCCCCCGCCGCCGAGCAACCCACCGCTCCCAACGGAGAAGAACCGGTGGATTGGCGACCGTCGGGATCGGTGATTCTGATCGATGCCCAAGAGGAGCGGGCGATCGCCGTTTGTGAGCTGCTGATGGCGGCCGGCTACCAAGTGGTTTGGACTCCAGACGGGGCGATCGCCCTCTCCCAGCTAGACGTGTTGCAACCCCAGGTGGTGATCGTCAGTTTGCGGCTTCCGGGCATGGATGGCTGGGAAGTGGTGGCCGGATTGCGCCGCCAAGCGCCCCGAGTGCAAGTGCTGCTGTTGGGCGATCGCGCCGAGGCCTCACCGATTTTGGTCGATCATCCCAACCTGACAGTAGATGTGGTGCTGGGGGAAAAATTTGACCCGGAACGGCTTTTGCACGAGGTGAACACCCTGTCCCAAGCTGCCGCCCGCGCCATGCGCATGAACAGCCAAGCCACGGGCGTGATGACCCGTGCCCGATCGCCCCTCGCCGATCGCTCAAACGAGCGATAACCGACGATTGAGCGCGGCCCAACCGATCGGGGATTATCGTTGCTTCGGGATGGGTGGCGGTCAATCGACAAACCGTAGGGTATTTGGGAGAACGTTTTCGGGGTGACGGCTTGGTTGGCTTGTCTCCCACGCACCGCAGCCGCACCGCCATTGACGACCATTCCCACGAAGTCGTTGGGCCGCGATATTGCAGCGGTGCGTAGGGCATGAAGGAATTGTCGGGAATCAAGGGAGCGTTGCCTTACGCACCCTTGTATGAGTGGAAAAGCGCTCAGGATTCGTAGATGTCGCGGCGGTGGCCAATGCGATCGATTGTGATTACTCGAATGATGCGATCAACTTCATAAATAATGCGATAGTCGCCGACTCGGAGTTTATAGAAACCTGCGTAGGTTTGCGGAGAGGGGCAGGGGCTGAATTTGGGCAAAGTTATCAGCTAGCCATTGAATTTTGCTGACTACTCGTTTCTGAATTGTTTTGGGCAACTGTTCAAGGTCGATGACGGCTTGTGGGTCGTATTCAACCGAATAACTCATGGTTGGTCGAGTCCTAAACGGGCCATGACTTGTTCGGTGCTGAGGGGTGTTGTTTGACCCGATTGCCGCCGATCGCGCTGTTGCAAGAGTGCTTCGGCCAGGCCGGACTTGAGCGGTAAATTGGCTTCGGAGTCCGTGAGCATTTCTGCGAGGACTTCTTGGATGGTTTCCCGCAGCAAGCTTTTAAATAAATCCGTGAATTCTTCGATCGTTAAGTCTTTAATTTGCATGATTTTGCCTCCTCTAGGGCGATTGTAGCTGTTACCCCATGTCTAACAATTCCTTTGCTGAGATTGGTTGGGCTACAACATCATCTACGGGCGATCGAAATCGAAGAGGCGACGGAGCTAGCGCCGCCAGGCCCGCCACAGACGCACCCACCAAGATGAGCCGGATCGTTGTGGGCGGTGGTTAGGAGATGGCTCGCCGATTTGGGGAGCGCGGGGAATTTCGACGGAAATCACTTGCGTCAAGCCAGCCAGTAATTCTTCGCAGGTTGCGACTTCGTGATCGAGACCCAACTCGCGAAATAAATCCCGAGCAGATTCGTAGGCGGTTTTTGCTTCCCAGATTTTGCCAAGTTTGGCCCAGGCATCGCCCAAGCCCCACAGGGAGTTGGCTTCTCCTTGGCGATTACCGATCTCGCGTTTGATCGCTAGGGATTGCTTGTGAAAGTCGATCGCCCGCTGGTATTGCCCGAGGGAATAGTAGGCATTGCCCAGACCGCCCAGAGAGTTGGCCGTGAATTGACGATGTCCAACTTCGCGACAAATGACTAAAGCTTGCTCGTAAAAGTTAATCGCTCGCTGGTGCTGTCCGAGGGAATCGTAGGCATTGCCCAAATTGCATAGAGAGCCACCTTCTCCTGACCGATCACCGATCTCACGTTTGATGGTCAGGGATTGCTCGTGAAAGTCGATCGCCTGCTGGAATTGCCCGAGGGAATCGTAGGCATTGCCCAGACCGCACAGGGAGTTAGCTTCTCCTTGCCGATCGCCGATCTCGCGTTTGATGGCTAGGGATTGCTCGTGAAAGTCAATCGCCCGCTGGTATTGCCCGAGGGAATAGTAGGCATTGCCCAGGTTACCTAGGAAGGTGGCTTCTCCTTGGCGATCACCGATCTCGCGGACGATTGCCAGGGCTTGCTCTTGATAATCAATCGCTCGCTGGAATTGCCCGAGAGCACGGTAGGTATTGCCAATATTGGCCAGCGAGGCAGCTTCTCCTTGGCGATCACCGATCTTGCGAGCGATCACAAGGGATTGGTCGTAACAGTCGATTGCCTGTTGGAATTGACCCAGGGAATCGTAGGCATTGCCCAGACTGCCTAAGGAGTTGCCTTCTCCTCGCTGATCGCCAATCTCGCGGGCAATTGCCAGGGATTGGTCGTAACAGTCGATTGCCTGTTGGAATTGACCAAGGTAATAGTAGGCATTGCCCAGACCAACTAGGGAGTTGGCTTCTCCTCGCTGATCGCCGATCTCGCGGATAATTGCCAGGGATTGCTTGTAAACATTGAACGCCTGCTGGACTTGCCCGAGGGAATCGTAGGCATTGCCCAGATTGCCCAGGGAATTGGCTTCTCCTTGGCGATCACCCGTCAGCCTTGCCAGTTCGCCCTCATGATGCCAATCTTCGATGTAGTTGTTGATATCGGCTTTGGTTTGCCATTTACCCAAGCCCACATACCGCTGATCGTGATAGGCGATCGCGAATCGGTGGGCCTCAATCAAGTCCGGTTGTTGGCGCTGCACAAATTGCTGGACGATCGGTTGCCAACGATAGACAAATTGGCGCGGCGCATCGGGATCGGTCAGCGGCAAACAGTCTTGGATCAGGAACGATCGCCCCGCCAACTCCGGCAACAGGTTTGGGTAATCCTCCGTTTCAAACGCAAACGCCACCCGCAGCGCACAGAGCCGCCCCAACCAGTCCCGCAACTCCGGCGACAACCGCTCAAAACTCCACTGCAAAACCGTTTCCAGCGTCGCTTGCGGATCGTCTCGGTGTTGATCGGCGATCGCAAAGAAATCCGCCGGTAACTTCGACAAATGCGGATCTGCATCGCATTGCGTCACCAAAAAACCCGCCGCCAACCCCAAAATCAACGGGTAGCCATGCACCTGCGCCGAAAAAGCCCGCAACTCCGCCTCAGCGCCCCGAATTCCCCGATCCCGCAGGAAATTGGCTCCCTGCTCAATCGAAAAGCCCTCCGCCAAGTCGATCCGCCGTGTCCCCATCCCCGCCGGTAAGTCGCGACTGGTGAACAACACCCAACCCGCCGCCCCCCGGCACGATCGCCACTGTTCCCAAAACTCCCGATAGTCGGCGGGCAGCTCCCGCCCCTCCAGCACCGTTTCCAGGTTGTCCAGCACCCACAAACAGGGACTTTGCTGCAATTTCAGCAGCAACAGCCGCAACAATTCCGACTCCTCCAGCCGTTCCGCCTGCTCCTGGTTTGCCGCGCCAAACTGGACGATCGCCCGCCGCGCCACCTCCGCAAACCCCTGACCCCGCCCCAAATCCGTCCAGAGTCGCCCCGCCCAGGGTTCCGCTTTCTGGGGGCGATCGAACCATTGGGACGCGAGGGTGCTTTTGCCCGCCCCACCGGGCCCCACAATCACCGCCCAGCGATCGCCCTGCGACCGCCGCCACCCATCGAGCCGCGCCAACTCCGCCGTCCGCTCAATTTCACCGGTTGATCGCCCCGGCCGCAAATCCGACTGGTCGATCGGCCGATCAGGGCGAGTCCCCATGTAGACATCGCCATGAACGTCCCGCAGAACTTTGATGTCGGCATTGTCCCCCGCTTGGAGGTCAATCTCTTGGCGATCGTCCTGAGTAGCCAATGGGTCGGGTCTCCTGGCGGTCAATTACGCTTCAATCAAGGGGCGATCAAGGGCGATCGGCTCACCTGTGATGATCGAGTACAACACATCAGGATCGAGGTCGGCATCATTGGGCCAAGCGATCGAGCCGATGTCGGAATTCACACACACTTGCTCAAAAAAGTGGCGATCGGCTAAGGGTGCAAACACACCCTGAAAGGAAATTAATTGGGCTACATCAACTGTGCCAATCACTCCATCTTCAAAACCAATTTCTAAACAGAACTGATCTAGAACACGCACCGAAACAATATCAATAAGCATGGGTGGCTGACCTACTCTAGCGGATCAATCTTTTGCAAAGGCTTCTCTGAGCGAGCGTACAACCAATTTTCTTGTAGTTCTGCCTGGTGAGCTGCTGCCCATTCGACCACAAGACCTAGTACCCGAGGCGATAAATTCCCTTTAAGAACCGACAGCGTTTCGATCGAAACCAAGGCTCGCTGATTTCCATATCGCACATGAAAATGGGGCGGGCTGTGATCGTTATAAAACATTGTCACGGCGATACCAAAGAAGCGGCTGATTTCTGGCATTGAATCATTGTCTCCAGCTTATTAACGTCGATGGTTAAGATCGATTTTTCGAGATGCGTTTAACCATTCGATCGCTACAATCTCCCCATCTTCGCCATAGCTGACAATAAGACCGCCCGGTTCAGCAGTTGCTTCGATTGGTGATGAATCGTTCAAAATCCATACCAGCACATCTGCCTCGGGGTCATAGCGAATTTGCATCATTTCTGTCCTGTTTGGCGACATCTTGCGGGTCAGATGCCTGCGCATTGAGAGATCAATGCTCTATAGCGCAGGCTTCTAGCCTCCCGATTTCAACGGTTTAAAAACTAACGTTGCCGCCATTGGTATGAATATCGCGAACCACTTTCACGGTACTGTTTGCGCCGGTTTGAATGTTGACTCCAGCGCGATCGGCCTGTTGTTGGGTTTGGGATTGGGCTTGTTGCACTAGGGGGTGCAATTCTTGGGCCATCGCCCGGACTTCCTCCGCAAAGGGCGGATCGTTCACCAATTCCGCATCGAGAATCACCACCGCTTGAACATCGATCGCCCCCGTCGGTGTTTCCGGTAGGGCGGGCAGTTCCGGGCGGCGGGCCAGGCGATCTCGGATTTTGCGCCAGAGGGTTTGCAGCTTGGGCAGGGCCGCTTCGGTCAGTTTTCCGGCTCCGGCGGCGATGAAGCCATCCACGACCATTTCCAGCAACTGAGCGGCGGTTAATTCAATCAGCATAGATTTGTGAGCAGGGCGATCGACCCTTTTAATCTAGCCCTTGCAACCGGATCAAGGCGATCGCCACGACCGAGAGCCAGAGTGCTATCGTAGGCATCGGTTGAGCGTTTCACCGGGCGATCGCAACAGCCCGCCAATTCCCCATGACCGACTGGCTCGAACACAGCGTTCAAGTAGAAGTTCCGGTTCCGATCGAGCATGTGTGGAGCCTTTGGTCTGACCTAGAACAAATGCCCCGCTGGATGAAATGGATTGATTCGGTGCATATTTCCGATGCGGATCCGGAAATTTCCATTTGGCAGTTTGCTTCGGGAAATTTCCGGTTTGATTGGAAGTCGCGAATTGTGCGGCTGGTGGATAACCAAATTATTCAGTGGGAATCGATCGACGGGTTGCCCAACCGGGGAGCCGTGCGGTTTTACGATCGCAAGGGCAGCAGCATCGTGCGCATGAGCATCGCCTATGACATTCCGGGGATCGTTGGGCAGTTGATGGATCGGCTGTTTTTGGGGCGGATTGTGGAATCGACGCTACAAGCAGATTTGGAGCGCTTCCGGGTCTATGCCGAACAGTCCTTGCAACAAACGGGCCCCACTTAAAGCCGTTGTTGGGGCGATCGGGACTGGCGCAACCGGCGTTTGGGGGGCACTGAGCATGGAGCAATCAACGGCTCTAGGTGGCCATGCCCGATCGCACGGTGTTGTTCTGGCGGCTGAGATAGGCCTTCAGGCGCAACAAACTGGTCACATGGCCTAACCGCAAGGGCAAAATCGAGATCCCTTCAACGCGCGATTGCAGCCATCCATCGCCCCAATGCCATTCGTGGTGGCCATCGATCGCCCCGGCCAGAATGAGCGAGAGGCCCCGATCGTTTGCCCACTGAACATGATGCTGAATTTCCAGGGGCCCTAGCCAACTGGTGTAGGTCGTGCCGGTGACCAGGCGATCGGGCAAATTTGCCGAAAACCGCTGGGGGCCAATCCAATGGGGCCATTCGCTAGGGCGCAGAATGCTATCGCCAATTAGGGTTGCGGAAGCTTCGAGTTCAATGCGCAACTGGGCTTGTTGAAATGTGCCGAACATAGGCTTTGGGGTTCCGTAGGTTGTGCCGTGATTTGGACAGATCCAATGGATACAATGAATTAATAACGCAGGTTAAGAAATGTAAGGGTTTTGTCATGGGCGATCGTCTAATCCGAGCCACTGCCGCCGATGGGGGTATCCGCGCGGTGGGAGCCATCACCACCCGTTTGACCGACGAAGCCCGCGCCAGGCACAACCTATCCTACGTAGCCACCGCTGCATTGGGTCGCACCATGACGGCCGGCTTGCTGCTGGCTGCCAACATGAAGCGCACGGAAGCTCGCGTCAATTTGCGCTTTCGGGGTGATGGGCCCTTGGGCGTGGTGATGGCGGATGCGGGCTGTGATGGCACGGCTCGGGGCTATGTGGGTAATCCTAGTGTGGAGTTGCCACCCAATGCCAAGGGCAAGCTCGATGTGGGCGGGGCGATCGGGAAAGGCTACCTCTACGCTGTGCGTGATTTTGGCTATGGCTATCCCTATTCCAGCACCACGGAAATTGTGTCCGGGGAAGTGGCTGAGGATGTGACGCATTACTTGGCGAATTCTGAACAAACGCCTTCGGCTCTTTCCTTGGGGGTGTTTGTGGAGCCAGACGGAGTGACGGCGGCCGGGGGATTGCTGATTCAGGTCATGCCGCAGGCCTCGATCGAGGATTCGGCCCTGGCGCTGTTGGAAAGCCGCATTGAAGCTCTTCAAGGGTTCACCCCACTCTTGCGGAGCGGCAAGTCTTTGCCCGAGATCCTGCAAGATCTGTTGGGGGATATGGGGTTGGAAATTTTCCCGGAAGTGCAAATGTTGCGATTCCACTGTGGTTGCACCAATGAGCGTGTGCTGCGGGCCCTGAAGACGTTGGGCGAAGATGAACTTCGGGACATGATTGTCAAGGACGGCGGCGCAGAGGCCACCTGCCATTTCTGTAATTCGGTCTATCAAACGGATGTTTCAGGCTTGGAGCAACTGATCCAAGAATTACGGGCCGAGGCGGCGAATTCCTAGATCAACGCCATCGGGGCAACTTTTTTCCGCAGGGGGCTTGCATCTCTCGGAAAATTTGCTAAACTTGGTTTCGCCGCACAACGGCGCGGGGGTTTAGCTCAGTTGGTAGAGCGCCTGCTTTGCAAGCAGGATGTCAGCGGTTCGAGTCCGCTAACCTCCACTTAGATCCCAACAAATTAAAACAACTTAAACCTTGGAAGCCATGGCAGTATTCTTAGCGTGGTCTTCGGGGCTAGCTAGTAGCGCGACAGGCATAATGCATTAGGTCAAAGTTGCAGGGCTAGTCGTGGTAACAAGGGGCTTAAGCCCCTTGCTGCCTAACGATCAGGTGACGGTAACAGTCATATAGTCTGACCCAGTGAATTAAGGCAGCCGCGCTACTAGAGTTTGGTTGATGGCTCTCGCCCTTGATTGCGCTGGGCTGGCTCTAGTGGGCTGTGGCGATCGGTTGGGGACATGAAACCAGCCCGCAAACCACCGCCATCGATCGGGGCCAAGAGCCAAATTGACCGGCCCCGATCGGGCTAATTGTCCATTGGAACGGTGTTGCTGAGAGGGTTGGGTCTCAATGCGCCGGTCTGGATGTTATTTGCGATTATTTGCGATCGATCCAAACCTTCAGCGCTTCGAGTTGCAAACCATCACCCCGCAGACCGCAGAACTCGCCACCACTCAGCACATTGGAGTTGCCATAGCGGGCAAAGTGTCCTTGGTAGAAGAGTTGATAGCGATCGGCTTCGGGGCCCGTCAGCTCGATCGTGAATCCTTCTAGGCGGCGACTTTCGCGGCGGGATCCGACATATTCCCCTTCACCCACCCAAGCCGTGTCACCGGTGCTTTGCAGGTGACCCATGTAGCGGATGCCCAAA
This window harbors:
- a CDS encoding DUF4160 domain-containing protein, which translates into the protein MPEISRFFGIAVTMFYNDHSPPHFHVRYGNQRALVSIETLSVLKGNLSPRVLGLVVEWAAAHQAELQENWLYARSEKPLQKIDPLE
- a CDS encoding tetratricopeptide repeat protein — encoded protein: MATQDDRQEIDLQAGDNADIKVLRDVHGDVYMGTRPDRPIDQSDLRPGRSTGEIERTAELARLDGWRRSQGDRWAVIVGPGGAGKSTLASQWFDRPQKAEPWAGRLWTDLGRGQGFAEVARRAIVQFGAANQEQAERLEESELLRLLLLKLQQSPCLWVLDNLETVLEGRELPADYREFWEQWRSCRGAAGWVLFTSRDLPAGMGTRRIDLAEGFSIEQGANFLRDRGIRGAEAELRAFSAQVHGYPLILGLAAGFLVTQCDADPHLSKLPADFFAIADQHRDDPQATLETVLQWSFERLSPELRDWLGRLCALRVAFAFETEDYPNLLPELAGRSFLIQDCLPLTDPDAPRQFVYRWQPIVQQFVQRQQPDLIEAHRFAIAYHDQRYVGLGKWQTKADINNYIEDWHHEGELARLTGDRQGEANSLGNLGNAYDSLGQVQQAFNVYKQSLAIIREIGDQRGEANSLVGLGNAYYYLGQFQQAIDCYDQSLAIAREIGDQRGEGNSLGSLGNAYDSLGQFQQAIDCYDQSLVIARKIGDRQGEAASLANIGNTYRALGQFQRAIDYQEQALAIVREIGDRQGEATFLGNLGNAYYSLGQYQRAIDFHEQSLAIKREIGDRQGEANSLCGLGNAYDSLGQFQQAIDFHEQSLTIKREIGDRSGEGGSLCNLGNAYDSLGQHQRAINFYEQALVICREVGHRQFTANSLGGLGNAYYSLGQYQRAIDFHKQSLAIKREIGNRQGEANSLWGLGDAWAKLGKIWEAKTAYESARDLFRELGLDHEVATCEELLAGLTQVISVEIPRAPQIGEPSPNHRPQRSGSSWWVRLWRAWRR
- a CDS encoding SRPBCC family protein encodes the protein MTDWLEHSVQVEVPVPIEHVWSLWSDLEQMPRWMKWIDSVHISDADPEISIWQFASGNFRFDWKSRIVRLVDNQIIQWESIDGLPNRGAVRFYDRKGSSIVRMSIAYDIPGIVGQLMDRLFLGRIVESTLQADLERFRVYAEQSLQQTGPT
- a CDS encoding type II toxin-antitoxin system RelE/ParE family toxin, with the protein product MSYSVEYDPQAVIDLEQLPKTIQKRVVSKIQWLADNFAQIQPLPLSANLRRFL
- the hslO gene encoding Hsp33 family molecular chaperone HslO encodes the protein MGDRLIRATAADGGIRAVGAITTRLTDEARARHNLSYVATAALGRTMTAGLLLAANMKRTEARVNLRFRGDGPLGVVMADAGCDGTARGYVGNPSVELPPNAKGKLDVGGAIGKGYLYAVRDFGYGYPYSSTTEIVSGEVAEDVTHYLANSEQTPSALSLGVFVEPDGVTAAGGLLIQVMPQASIEDSALALLESRIEALQGFTPLLRSGKSLPEILQDLLGDMGLEIFPEVQMLRFHCGCTNERVLRALKTLGEDELRDMIVKDGGAEATCHFCNSVYQTDVSGLEQLIQELRAEAANS
- a CDS encoding DUF2442 domain-containing protein — encoded protein: MLIDIVSVRVLDQFCLEIGFEDGVIGTVDVAQLISFQGVFAPLADRHFFEQVCVNSDIGSIAWPNDADLDPDVLYSIITGEPIALDRPLIEA
- a CDS encoding type II toxin-antitoxin system RelE/ParE family toxin, giving the protein MPKFSPCPSPQTYAGFYKLRVGDYRIIYEVDRIIRVITIDRIGHRRDIYES
- a CDS encoding DUF2283 domain-containing protein — encoded protein: MQIRYDPEADVLVWILNDSSPIEATAEPGGLIVSYGEDGEIVAIEWLNASRKIDLNHRR